In Bacteroidia bacterium, the sequence ATAAAAGTCATTCAAATCTGATCCCGATTTTTGGTAAGATTTCATTTCTGCATCCAAGACAACAAAGTCCAAAGCCGAACTCCAATCTCCTTTATGAGTAAAACTGCCATGGTAACCTTGACTAACCATCCATTCTCCAAGGAAAGGTAATTTAAAATGAACTTTATCCAGATTTTTTAGGCGACGGGTAAAAAAAGAGGTACGGTAAACTGCTGCTTCAGGAGAATAGTGTTGGATTTCAATTGGAATTATCCAATTTGTCCTACCCCAATTTCTTAATATAGTAAGAAACAAATGACTAGAAGCAGTAAATGCAAGGGTATAAACCGGCAGAATAAATAAGGATCCTATGCCACCTAAAAAAACATGTACCAATAAGGTAAACGGGATTAATACTATAGCACCAATTAAGGTTCCTATGGAAGGCACAGCATAAAAACAACCTACAGATAGAGAAAGGAAAATAAAATTGCTTCCGCACTGATAATTAAGCCAAGCTTCCGGTCCAAGTGCAGATTGAAACATAATGTAAGCTGCCATTAAAACAACAGAGGTAAATACAAAGGCAATTCTTGACCAAAATAACATACCCAAGACAATAATTAAACCTGCCAAAGGGCTTTTGTTAAAAAACACTCCACTGAACGTATTTAGAATAAGTTTCACTGTATCGGGCAATGCCGAATGAAGTTGTTCATCGAACGACTCATAATGAATTAATTGATTATTAAAAACAAACAAACTATGATTTACAGGTTCAAGCAAATGCGATTGCCTGATAAATACGGTCATAATCCAAACAGTTAATACAAATGGAATACTTAAAGAAGGCAGATTCCATTTCTCCAAAATTGAATTACATAACATGGTAGAAAACAAACTAGCAGCAGAACCTAGCAACAAAATCAAAAGAAAAAAAACACCATTATTCCAATCAAAGGCCAGAGCCATTCCGGTTAAAAGAGCATTATATCCATACAATCCTTCGGAGAAAGATTGTAGCCGAAACCTAAACAAAAAGGCAATAAAATTTGCACTTAGTACGGAAACCAAACCAGCCAATCCAAGCCGAAAGTTAAAGAATGAGGCAAACAATAATGCCAATCCGAAGTATTTATTCAGGGAAAAGAACAACTGAGAATAACTGTTTAATACAGCATCCATCCATTGTTTAATTGTTGGTGAATTTCCTAGTTCCAAATCAAGGCAAAATTAATTGGGAATCAATAAGATGTAACAAAACATGCTCATTTCCATTTACTCCCTTACCAATTGCTTGGATACTCAAACAAAAAAAAGGTTTAACAGGGATTAAATGATTTCCTACTTTTGATCCATATAAAAATTAGTATTGATATGGCTGAACACAATGATTTCGGCAAAATGGGCGAATCTATGGCCGTCGCCTACCTTCGAAGCCAAGGACTTGAAATATTAGAAGTAAATTGGCAACATAAAAAATTTGAATTAGATATTGTGGCAAAAGAAGGTGACTTTTTGGTTATTATTGAGGTAAAAACCAGGAAAACAAACTTTTTTGGTGAACCTGAAGAATTTGTCAAACGTTCTAAGCAAAGGCAATTGATAGAAGGAGCCAATGCATACCTAGAAAGTAAAAAAAGATCGGAAGAGATTCGATTCGATATCGTTTCGGTACTGTATAATGCCAATCAATCGAAAATCAATCACATTCGAAACGCATATACCACAATTGGATAAAAAAAAGGCTGTTTCAAAACGAAACAGCCTTTCAATCTTAATTCAGGATTAGTGACTTGCTAGGTAGCTGGCAACACCTTGATGTGTTCCTTGCATTCCTTCTTTACCTTTTGTCCAGTTGGCAGGACAAACTTCTCCTTTTTCTTCGTTGAATTGTAAAGCATCCAAAACACGGATTGCCTCATCAACATTACGGCCTAAAGGCAAATCATTAATCAACTGGTGGCGAATCATACCATTTTTATCAATTAAGTACAACCCTCTAAAAGCAATCATTGGACCATTAGCGGCCAAGTGTCCATTTTCATCATACTCATATTCTCCGAAAAGAACATCGTAATTAGTTGAAATGGTTTTTGTGGTGTCGGCAACAATTGGGTAAGTAATTCCTTGAATTCCACCTTGTTTTTTTGGAACCTGTAACCAACCCCAGTGACTTTGCTCTGTGTCGGTACTACAAGCGACTACAGCACAGTTACGTGATTCAAACTCAGCTAATTTCTCTTGAAATGCATGAAGTTCAGTTGGACAAACAAAGGTGAAATCTTTTGGATAAAAGAAAAACACTACATATTTTTTTCCAATGTATTGATCCAAGGAGAAATCATCAACGATTTCTTCGCCCATTACAACTGCTTTCGCTTTGAATGATGGGGCTTTTTTTCCTACTAATGGCATGGTATATTAAATTTTAAGTTTTAAATAATTAGGTGCAAAGGTAAAAAAGACAGGCTAAGTACAAGGATTTCTTTCCTTGAACTTAGCCTGAAATTCTAAAATTTTGTTATTCGAATCTTAGTTCTTAATTAATTTCTGAACGAAACTTTCCCCATTTGCATTTAACTTAACGAAATAGATACCTGCAGCTAATTCAGTTAAATCATAGGATTTTTTCATTTCATCCTTGTTTTTGAAAGAATCGGTTTTAAGAACCTGGTTTCCTAACATATCAGTAAACTCAATGGTGTAATCTGTTGGTGCATTGAATTTTACTTCAATTATCACTTGATTCTCGGTAGGATTCGGGAAAATATCAATATTCTGCAATCCCATTTCTTCAAATCCAATATAGGTAAATTCCAAGGTGTTGGATTTCAAAATACATCCATTGGCATCCGTAACAATCACATAGTAAACACCGGAGGAGGTTGCTTGGTAATCTTGACCAGTTGCACCCAAAATGATATTACCATTATAATACCATTGGTAGCTAATTGCTGGGGTAGAACTCAAAGTATTACCGGAAAAACTTGCAACCGGTGGTGTGCCATTAAATACATTCACTACTATGGCATTGGAACCTGTTGCAGGGGAACAGCCATTTTGATCTGTTACAACACAAGCATAGGCTCCCGCCGAATCAACAAAAAGGTTTTGAGTAGTACTTCCATCATTCCAAGTATAACTTTGATATCCGGAAGGCGCTGATAAGACAACTGAATTCCCTTCACAAAAGTTAGTTGGACCGTTTGCCGTAATTGTAATTGGATTTGGCAGGTTATGCACCACAACGTGAACCGAATCAGAGGTATTTATACAACCATTGTTATCCGTTACAGATACATAATAGTAACCTGACTGGGTAAAGGTTGCAGTTTCAGAAGTTCCACCGGAAGGGCTCCAAGCATAACTTACGAAACCACTCTGAGTGGATGCAGTTACGTTATCACCGGAGCAAATCTCAACTAAACCAGTAGGAGTAACACTAGGATTCGGCAATGCGAAAACATTTACTGAAATAGTATTGGAGGTTCCTGTACAACCACTTCCATCAGTAACGGTAACACTGTAGCTACCTGCATTAATAACATTAATAAAATTAGATGTTGAATTGTAATTGTTCCAAGAATAAGTAAGGTATGGTTGAGTTGTTGCTAAAATTACATTTCCTCCGGCACAAAATGACAAAGGTCCATCTTCAACAATGGTTGGAACAGGGGGTACACCTTGATTTAGAACAAAACTGGTTGTAGCTTGGCAACCATTTGCATAAGTAACTGTTAAATCATAAGTTCCAGGAGATGTTACACTAATAGACGGGGTGGTAGCGGAGTTACTCCAAGAATAAGTTTGAGCAGGAGATGCCGTTAAAGTTAAAGTTGCACCTGTGCATATTGTATTAGTACCTCCAGAACTTGTTACGGTTGGTACTGGAGAGCTTAATACATTAATAGAAGTAGCAACAGGTAATGATCTGCAACCATTGGCATCTGAGCCAGTTACTGTGAAAGAACCAGTATTTGAAACGGTAATGGTAGGAGCATTTTGGCCATTGGACCAGGTATAACTCAAGGCCCCACTAGCTGTTAAGTCAACTGTTTGTCCGGAGCAAAAACTAGTAGGACCGCTAGGTGTAACTGTAACTACAGGTAAAGCATTGATGGTTGTTGAAGCAGTGGCAGTGGTACTGCATTGAGTGATTGGATCAGTGTAGGTGTAAGAAATAATGTAATTTCCGGGTGCAATACTGGAAGGATTAAAGATGTTACCACTTACACCTTGACCGGAAAATATTCCGCCTGCAGGAGAACCAGTTAGAGGAACGCTAGGATCTGCTGCACAATAGGCAGGATTTAAGCCTGAGATTGTTACAACAGGGGCAGGTTTTGACAAAGCAAATGCTGATGTAGAAAAGTTGCTCCAGTTAGAGGTGGTTTGGGTTGTAAAGCTACCACTGGTTCCATTAGTTACAGTTCCCATATCTTCCCATTGCGGAAGATTTTGCCAATGTGCATTATTGCTGTAATTACCATCGTTTGCAGGAATATAAAAGAAAGTAATATTGGCAGGATTGGAACCATTAGACCGTTCAATGAGATGGTAGAACAAAGGATTAATATCACAAACAGTAATATCGCGTGTGGATCTGTTATAACCTTCCGTAGTAGCATCAACATTGGCCATTCTTACATCGAAAGATTGAGTTCCGGCAACAGTTGGTGTTATCTCAAGAGGTCTGTAACGAGGAGTACCTAATGCAGAACCCACCGGAAACAAATAAGGACTGTTGGTATTCATGGTACGGCTTAAACGACCAATACCGGTGCTACTTACGAAACCTGTGGTGAACAAAATTGCATTGGTGGCCGGATTAGTAACAAAATGTTTACTACCATTGGTAGCCAATTCCTGAGAACCTAAGTCCAAGGTATTGGTGGTGGTTGCGTCCAATGTTTGTGATTTAACGCCGGTACCGAGTAATTTCAAATTATAAAAACTGGTTGGTACGGTTCCGGTTATTTGCTGGGCAGCACCATTTAATTCTACCTTACTTTGGTCGGCGGTAAAAGTTCCGTTGTTAATCCAGTTTCCTCCTATAAAATAATTTCCGGCAGCACCACCTCCCGTTAAGGTACCTCCATTAGTTATATTCTGGTCTATATAAAAATCTCCGGCATTATCAATTAATCCGGAAGCATTGTCTACTGATGCATTCTTAACAACAACCAAACATCCCGGTTTGATATAAGCATTAGCTCCATTGTTAGTTACCAATTGAGAAAACACAGAATTTGTTGAAAGGAAAGAACCTAATCCAACCGCTGTGAAAAGTATTCTAGTAAAATTCATTTTCATCAAATGAGACTTGATTTGAAGATTTGGGTTTGAGAAAATTTCAAGCGTCAATAATACGAAATTTTAATTTCTAACAGCCGATTGGTGATAAGTAAAATAAAAAAAGGGCCAAAAGGCCCCTTTTATTTGAAAATCAATCATCTAAGCGACCACAGAAGGTCTGCGTCTA encodes:
- a CDS encoding T9SS type A sorting domain-containing protein codes for the protein MNFTRILFTAVGLGSFLSTNSVFSQLVTNNGANAYIKPGCLVVVKNASVDNASGLIDNAGDFYIDQNITNGGTLTGGGAAGNYFIGGNWINNGTFTADQSKVELNGAAQQITGTVPTSFYNLKLLGTGVKSQTLDATTTNTLDLGSQELATNGSKHFVTNPATNAILFTTGFVSSTGIGRLSRTMNTNSPYLFPVGSALGTPRYRPLEITPTVAGTQSFDVRMANVDATTEGYNRSTRDITVCDINPLFYHLIERSNGSNPANITFFYIPANDGNYSNNAHWQNLPQWEDMGTVTNGTSGSFTTQTTSNWSNFSTSAFALSKPAPVVTISGLNPAYCAADPSVPLTGSPAGGIFSGQGVSGNIFNPSSIAPGNYIISYTYTDPITQCSTTATASTTINALPVVTVTPSGPTSFCSGQTVDLTASGALSYTWSNGQNAPTITVSNTGSFTVTGSDANGCRSLPVATSINVLSSPVPTVTSSGGTNTICTGATLTLTASPAQTYSWSNSATTPSISVTSPGTYDLTVTYANGCQATTSFVLNQGVPPVPTIVEDGPLSFCAGGNVILATTQPYLTYSWNNYNSTSNFINVINAGSYSVTVTDGSGCTGTSNTISVNVFALPNPSVTPTGLVEICSGDNVTASTQSGFVSYAWSPSGGTSETATFTQSGYYYVSVTDNNGCINTSDSVHVVVHNLPNPITITANGPTNFCEGNSVVLSAPSGYQSYTWNDGSTTQNLFVDSAGAYACVVTDQNGCSPATGSNAIVVNVFNGTPPVASFSGNTLSSTPAISYQWYYNGNIILGATGQDYQATSSGVYYVIVTDANGCILKSNTLEFTYIGFEEMGLQNIDIFPNPTENQVIIEVKFNAPTDYTIEFTDMLGNQVLKTDSFKNKDEMKKSYDLTELAAGIYFVKLNANGESFVQKLIKN
- a CDS encoding urea transporter, with amino-acid sequence MELGNSPTIKQWMDAVLNSYSQLFFSLNKYFGLALLFASFFNFRLGLAGLVSVLSANFIAFLFRFRLQSFSEGLYGYNALLTGMALAFDWNNGVFFLLILLLGSAASLFSTMLCNSILEKWNLPSLSIPFVLTVWIMTVFIRQSHLLEPVNHSLFVFNNQLIHYESFDEQLHSALPDTVKLILNTFSGVFFNKSPLAGLIIVLGMLFWSRIAFVFTSVVLMAAYIMFQSALGPEAWLNYQCGSNFIFLSLSVGCFYAVPSIGTLIGAIVLIPFTLLVHVFLGGIGSLFILPVYTLAFTASSHLFLTILRNWGRTNWIIPIEIQHYSPEAAVYRTSFFTRRLKNLDKVHFKLPFLGEWMVSQGYHGSFTHKGDWSSALDFVVLDAEMKSYQKSGSDLNDFYCFNKPLLAPAAGWIEEVVNHVEENKIAGMDIRQNWGNSVVINHGNGLYSQLSHLKQDSIKQVVGQYVKEGEIVGNCGSSGRSPEPHLHFQFQNSGKIGSKTLVYPLAYFMSKRGGRYYLNEFTVPQEGELVSNVELNSGLVAAFTFLPGMKLKFQNSSGKITEWEVFTDAWNRSYIFCHTTKGYAYFVNDGTMFYFTDFKGSKDSLLYVFYLAAYKVLLGSYPGLNLEDRYSLQYVSNPVARIIQDFTAPFLTIAKAKYLMKYPTIIHHLESKRIVLQSEMEISLLGYCLSKRHLEIEIEDGGLSVMGAMKQGKLKQWKRIE
- a CDS encoding peroxiredoxin, whose product is MPLVGKKAPSFKAKAVVMGEEIVDDFSLDQYIGKKYVVFFFYPKDFTFVCPTELHAFQEKLAEFESRNCAVVACSTDTEQSHWGWLQVPKKQGGIQGITYPIVADTTKTISTNYDVLFGEYEYDENGHLAANGPMIAFRGLYLIDKNGMIRHQLINDLPLGRNVDEAIRVLDALQFNEEKGEVCPANWTKGKEGMQGTHQGVASYLASH
- a CDS encoding YraN family protein, with the translated sequence MAEHNDFGKMGESMAVAYLRSQGLEILEVNWQHKKFELDIVAKEGDFLVIIEVKTRKTNFFGEPEEFVKRSKQRQLIEGANAYLESKKRSEEIRFDIVSVLYNANQSKINHIRNAYTTIG